One Poecilia reticulata strain Guanapo unplaced genomic scaffold, Guppy_female_1.0+MT scaffold_251, whole genome shotgun sequence DNA window includes the following coding sequences:
- the agrp gene encoding agouti-related protein: MLGMLLLCCASSSLLQPAASLVHGGIRLDDGPAAAVRPDAAYLADIDRGHAPSPLQDGGLLPVDSEEDRLLMEVGSNNEDSSALQQQGRAVRSPRRCIPHQQFCLGYSLPCCDPCDTCYCRFYNAICYCRGK; this comes from the exons ATGTTGGgcatgctgctgctctgctgcgcCTCCTCCAGTCTGCTGCAGCCGGCCGCCTCCCTGGTCCACGGAGGAATCCGGCTGGACGACGGCCCAGCGGCCGCCGTCCGCCCCGACGCCGCCTACCTGGCTGACATCG ATAGAGGCCACGCCCCCAGCCCTCTTCAAGATGGCGGTCTCCTTCCTGTGGACTCAGAGGAAGACCGCTTGCTGATGGAAGTGGGCTCCAACAATGAG GACTCGTCTGCGCTGCAGCAGCAAGGCAGAGCCGTGCGTTCGCCTCGCCGCTGCATCCCTCACCAGCAGTTCTGTCTGGGTTACTCACTGCCCTGCTGCGACCCCTGTGACACCTGCTACTGCCGCTTCTACAACGCCATCTGCTACTGCC gagggaaatag